Genomic DNA from Streptomyces diastaticus subsp. diastaticus:
CGACTTGCCGCAGCCCGACTCGCCGACCAGGCCGAGGGTCTCCCCCTCGCGGACGGTGAGGTCGATGCCGTCCACGACGCGGGTGTCGCCGTAGCGGTCCGGGAAGCGGATGGTGAGGTTGCGTACGGTGAGGAGTTCGGGGGCGTCCTCGGGCAGGGGCGTGACGGCCGGCCCGGTGGCCCTCAGCCGGGTGGCGAGCGCCGTGAGGGCGACGTCCACCCGCGCGTCGTGCGCGGCCGGAGCGACCGCGGCGAGCTCCTGCCCGGTGTCGTCGCCGCCGGTACGGGAGGTGTCGGGCGAGGCCGCGGCGTCCGTCATGCCCTCCGAGAGGACGTTCAGCGCGAGCACCGTGACGAGCAGGCAGAGACCGGGGAAGAGGGTCGCCCACCAGCCGCCCGACAGCAGGAGCTGCCGGCCGTAGGCGAGGACGCTGCCCCAGCTGGGGTCGGGGTCCTGCACACCGGCGCCGATGAAGGAGAGGCTCGCCTCGAAGATGATGGAGTCGGCGACCATCACGGTGGCGAACACCAGGACGGGAGCGGCGCAGTTGACGGCGACGTGCCGCGCCACGATGTAACCGCGGCGGGCGCCGATGACCTGCTCGGCCGCCACGTAGTCCTCGCCGTACTGCTCCAGCACATTGGCCCGGACGACGCGGGCGAGTGAGGGCGCGTACACGAACGCGATGGTGAAGATGATGACCGGCACGCTGGGCCCGAAGACGGCGACCAGCACGGCGGCCAGCGCGATCGGCGGGAACGACATGACGATGTCGAGGGTGCGCATGACACCCTCGTCGGCGAGCCTGCGCGAGGTCGCGGCCAGCGCGCCCAGCAGCGACCCGATGACCAGGGCGAGCAGGGTCGCGCCGAGGCCGATGACGAGGGAGTACCGGGCGCCGTGCACCACCCGGGCGAAGACGTCGCGGCCGGCCCGGTCGGTGCCGAACCAGTGGTCGGCGCCTGGCGCCTGGGCGGGTACGCCGGTGGCGAGCGGGTCCTGGGTGAGCAGCGGCGCGAAGACCGCGCCCAGCACGACCACCACGAGGACGGCGAGAGCGATGCGGGAGGGCACGGGCAGGCGGCGCAGGCGGACGCCGGGCCGGGCCAGCCGCGCGGCGAGGGAACTGGGGGCGAACATCACACCGTCCTGATGCGCGGGTTGACGAGCAGGTAGAGCAGGTCGACGACGACGTTGACCACGAGGAAGGCGACCGCGATGGTGAGCACGGTGCCCTGCACGAGCCCGACGTCGCCCCCGGTGACGCCTTCGAGGATCAGCTTGCCCATGCCGGGCAGGTCGAAGATGGCCTCGATGACGACGGCGCCACTGAGCATGTAGCCGACCTTGACACCGAGCACGGTCAACGGCGTGACCAGGGCGTTGCGGAGTACGGACCGGATGATCAGGAAGGGCGGCAGACCGCTGCCGCGCGCGGTGCGCACGTAGTCCCGGTCGAGTTCGGAGACCATCGAGGTGCGCACCAGCCGGGCCAGGGAGGCGGCGACCGGGAGGGCCAGCGCCACGGCGGGCAGGGTCATGCTCTCCAGCCAGCCGGAGAAGGAGTCCGCCGGGTTGACGTAGCCACCGGTCGGAAAGAGGTCCATGGTGAGGGCGAACTGCTGGATGAGGAGCACGCCGAGCCAGAACGAGGGCAGGGCGACCCCGGCCATCGACAGGACGCGGAAGACCTGGTCGGGCCAGCGGTCCCGGTACATCGCGCTGAGGACGCCCGCGGTCAGGGCCAGGGCGACGGCCAGCGCGAGGCCGAGCACCGTGAGCTGGAGGGTCAGCGGGAACGCGGTGGCGATACGGTCGGCGACGGGCTGGCTCGGCGGCACGGTGACGCCGAGATCGCCGCGCAGCAGATCACCCAGGAAGGCGAAGTACCGGACGAACATCGGGTCGTTGAGGCCGTGCGCCTCGGCGAACGCGGCGCGCGCCGCGGGGCTGGCGGAGTCGCCGAGCGCGTTGTACGCGGGGTCGGCCGGCGAGAACTGGAGGACCACGAAGACCAGCAGCGTGATGCCGAGGACCATCACCGGCATGATCGCGACGCGGCGCAGCGCGAGCCGGAGGAAAGCAACCATCCTGGTTTCCTAGGGATTGGGGCGAGGGCCGCCGCCGCGGCGAGGCGGCGGCGGCCGACGGACCGGGGCGGTGCGGCTCAGGAGCGGCCGACGTCGACGAAGGACAGCCCGGTGGTGGGCAGCGGCTTGAACCCGGTGAGCGCTCCGCCCTGCCAGGCGGTGGGCAGCTTGCGGTGCAGTACCGGGTAGAGGGCGGCCTCGTCGGCGACCAGGTCGGTCACCTCGGCCCACAGCTCCTTGCGCCGGTCCGCGTCCGCCTCCCTCGCCGCGCGGTCCAGGAGCGACTTGGTCTTCTTGTAGACGGGCGAGCCGGCCCAGCCGTACCGCTTCTCCGGCCAGAACCCGTAGTAGAACCAGCGCAGCAGCAGGTCCGCGTCGTTGCCGAAGACGGAGGGGTCGCCCGGGGCCGCCAGCACGTCGAAGTCGCCCTTGTCGACCTTGGCGTACTGGGCGGGGGACTGGGCGATGTCGAGGCGGGCCTCGATGCCGGCCGCCGCCCAGCTCTCCTTGAGCAGCGGGGCGATGTCCTTGACCCAGCCGGTGTCGGTGACCAGCAGGGTGAAGGAGAGCTTCGTCGCGCCCGCCTCGGCCAGGAGCTTCTTGGCCTTCGCCACATCGTGCCGGTAGACGGTGGCGGCCTTGTGGTAGTCGGGGTGGGTGGGCGGCACGTAGCCGCTGGCGGCCTCGGCGTTGCCCAGCAGCGCCGTCGAGATGATCTTCTCGGTGTCGAGGGCGTAGTGCAGGGCCTGGCGCACCCGCTTGTCCTCGAAGCGCTTGTCCGAGCAGTTGAACATGAGGAAGAGCAGCCCGAACGACTGGACCGACTCGACCTTGTTGTCGCCGGTGAACCCCTTGACGTCGATGTAGGGGACGTCCTCGATCGCCTGCACCCGGCCCGACTCCAGGGCGCTGACCCGCGCGGACGGGTCGGACATCAGCCGCCAGATCATCTTCTTGGCCTTGGCGGGATGCGGCCCGTTGTACTTGTCGTACGCCTCCATGACGATCTTGTCCTCGCGGACCGCCTGGACGAAGCGGTACGGGCCCGAGCCGACGGGCTTGGCGTCGAACGCCTTGGGGTCGG
This window encodes:
- a CDS encoding ABC transporter permease codes for the protein MVAFLRLALRRVAIMPVMVLGITLLVFVVLQFSPADPAYNALGDSASPAARAAFAEAHGLNDPMFVRYFAFLGDLLRGDLGVTVPPSQPVADRIATAFPLTLQLTVLGLALAVALALTAGVLSAMYRDRWPDQVFRVLSMAGVALPSFWLGVLLIQQFALTMDLFPTGGYVNPADSFSGWLESMTLPAVALALPVAASLARLVRTSMVSELDRDYVRTARGSGLPPFLIIRSVLRNALVTPLTVLGVKVGYMLSGAVVIEAIFDLPGMGKLILEGVTGGDVGLVQGTVLTIAVAFLVVNVVVDLLYLLVNPRIRTV
- a CDS encoding ABC transporter substrate-binding protein codes for the protein MRLTGAIGVAAAATTGLTACGGPASSGGGAGGAGSGGDTIEAGLSYPLSTGFDPMITSGATPYAANMHIFEGLVDLDPATLVARPALATEMPKKINATTYRATLREGATFHDGSPVRAEDVVFSFERVLDPENASLMAQFVPFIDQVDAVDASTVEFKLKHPFALFPSRISVVRVVPKKIAGADPKAFDAKPVGSGPYRFVQAVREDKIVMEAYDKYNGPHPAKAKKMIWRLMSDPSARVSALESGRVQAIEDVPYIDVKGFTGDNKVESVQSFGLLFLMFNCSDKRFEDKRVRQALHYALDTEKIISTALLGNAEAASGYVPPTHPDYHKAATVYRHDVAKAKKLLAEAGATKLSFTLLVTDTGWVKDIAPLLKESWAAAGIEARLDIAQSPAQYAKVDKGDFDVLAAPGDPSVFGNDADLLLRWFYYGFWPEKRYGWAGSPVYKKTKSLLDRAAREADADRRKELWAEVTDLVADEAALYPVLHRKLPTAWQGGALTGFKPLPTTGLSFVDVGRS
- a CDS encoding dipeptide/oligopeptide/nickel ABC transporter permease/ATP-binding protein, with translation MFAPSSLAARLARPGVRLRRLPVPSRIALAVLVVVVLGAVFAPLLTQDPLATGVPAQAPGADHWFGTDRAGRDVFARVVHGARYSLVIGLGATLLALVIGSLLGALAATSRRLADEGVMRTLDIVMSFPPIALAAVLVAVFGPSVPVIIFTIAFVYAPSLARVVRANVLEQYGEDYVAAEQVIGARRGYIVARHVAVNCAAPVLVFATVMVADSIIFEASLSFIGAGVQDPDPSWGSVLAYGRQLLLSGGWWATLFPGLCLLVTVLALNVLSEGMTDAAASPDTSRTGGDDTGQELAAVAPAAHDARVDVALTALATRLRATGPAVTPLPEDAPELLTVRNLTIRFPDRYGDTRVVDGIDLTVREGETLGLVGESGCGKSVTSLAIMGLLARNAQVEGEIRYRGRDLLGMTAKERRALMGPEIAMVYQDAMSSLNPSVLIGTQLRRLTSRGGTRTPAELLELVGLSPERTLRSYPHELSGGQRQRVLIAMALSRSPRLLIADEPTTALDVTVQAQVVELLIRLRDELGFAMVLVSHDLALVGDLAHRVAVMYAGQVAEAGGTRALLTDPAHHYSRGLLGSVVSLESGAERLHQIRGVVPAPKAFGTGCRFASRCAAATELCATTPPAPAAREGTPDHHFACHHPAPADPPAKRLENAR